One region of Flavobacterium sp. KACC 22763 genomic DNA includes:
- a CDS encoding glycoside hydrolase family 43 protein, with protein MKNIKIILFLFWIIPFQKNIAQVWTPDNGDGTYTNPVIHADYSDPDVVRVGDDYYMTASSFNCIPGLPILHSKDLVNWKIIGHALVKQPPFETYDSVQHGNGVWAPSITFHKNEFYIYYPDPDFGIYMIKAKKAEGPWSEPLLVKAGKGLIDPSPLWDTDGKAYLTHAFAGSRAQIKSLLVVCTMNPEGTVINHDEIMVIDGHKGEETIEGPKFYKRNGYYYIFAPAGGVPTGWQTVLRSKNVFGPYEKKKVLEQGSTTINGPHQGAWVTTQTGEDWFFHFQDKGAYGRIVHLQPMKWVNDWPVMGEDFDRNGIGEPVTTYRKPNVGKKYPIEVPATSDEFNEPKLGLQWQWQANKQTNFGFPTSLGYLNLFCNTTTTNIFNAPNLLLQKFPAEEFTATTKLTFNSRLKGESTGLIVMGLDYSFLCFKNIDGKLYLNQKTGTFDKSVSETGTKPIAIENSTIYLRVQVKKDGICSFFYSLDDKSYQTIGNDFKSREGKWIGAKVGLFALGEEIKNDSGNVEVDWFRIAK; from the coding sequence ATGAAAAACATAAAAATCATCCTATTCCTCTTCTGGATTATTCCTTTTCAAAAGAATATAGCTCAAGTCTGGACGCCAGATAATGGAGATGGAACTTACACTAATCCTGTTATTCATGCCGATTATTCGGATCCGGATGTTGTTCGCGTTGGCGATGATTATTATATGACAGCTTCATCTTTTAACTGTATTCCTGGTTTGCCCATTTTACATTCAAAAGACTTGGTAAACTGGAAAATTATTGGTCATGCTTTGGTAAAACAGCCACCATTTGAAACGTACGACAGCGTACAGCACGGAAACGGAGTTTGGGCGCCAAGCATTACCTTTCATAAAAACGAATTTTATATTTATTACCCAGATCCCGATTTCGGAATCTATATGATAAAAGCCAAAAAAGCAGAAGGGCCTTGGTCTGAACCGCTTTTGGTTAAAGCAGGAAAAGGATTGATCGATCCTAGTCCACTTTGGGATACAGATGGAAAAGCTTATCTGACTCATGCTTTTGCAGGAAGTCGAGCGCAGATTAAAAGTTTGTTAGTGGTTTGTACTATGAATCCAGAAGGAACCGTTATAAACCATGACGAAATAATGGTAATTGACGGACATAAGGGCGAAGAAACTATTGAAGGGCCTAAATTTTACAAACGAAATGGATATTACTACATTTTTGCTCCAGCAGGAGGAGTTCCAACAGGTTGGCAGACGGTTTTAAGATCGAAAAATGTTTTCGGACCTTACGAGAAGAAAAAGGTTCTAGAACAAGGTTCGACCACAATAAACGGTCCGCATCAAGGTGCTTGGGTTACGACGCAGACAGGAGAAGATTGGTTTTTTCATTTTCAGGATAAAGGCGCTTACGGGCGTATAGTTCATCTTCAGCCAATGAAATGGGTAAACGACTGGCCGGTTATGGGAGAAGATTTTGATAGAAACGGAATTGGTGAGCCTGTCACAACTTATAGAAAGCCAAATGTTGGCAAAAAATACCCAATAGAAGTTCCAGCAACTTCAGATGAATTTAACGAACCTAAATTGGGATTGCAATGGCAATGGCAGGCCAACAAACAAACCAATTTTGGGTTTCCGACTAGTTTAGGATATCTGAATCTGTTTTGTAATACCACAACGACAAACATTTTTAATGCGCCAAATTTACTATTACAAAAATTTCCAGCAGAAGAATTTACCGCTACAACAAAACTGACTTTCAATTCGAGACTTAAAGGCGAATCTACAGGTTTGATTGTAATGGGATTAGATTACAGTTTTCTGTGTTTTAAAAATATTGATGGAAAACTATATCTGAATCAGAAAACAGGAACTTTTGATAAAAGTGTTTCAGAAACAGGAACAAAACCAATAGCAATTGAAAACAGTACCATTTATCTAAGAGTTCAAGTTAAAAAAGACGGAATATGTAGTTTCTTTTACAGCTTAGACGATAAAAGTTATCAAACTATAGGAAATGATTTCAAATCAAGAGAAGGAAAATGGATTGGTGCCAAAGTCGGACTTTTTGCTTTAGGCGAAGAAATAAAGAATGATTCGGGAAATGTTGAAGTCGATTGGTTTCGAATCGCGAAGTAA
- a CDS encoding glycoside hydrolase family 88/105 protein: MKNSRKQSYFMSILMACFMTITSCKVTSQEPAKDIVIGKNAKWSDKMALTLMKRHPESYMIDDAKKPKWDYVHALVLHSIEELYKKNPDARYKNYVRSYVDQFVQTDGSITTYEFDKYNIDLVLPGRLLFDVYETSKDEKYLKALQLIRKQLAEQPRTQSGGFWHKQIYPNQMWLDGLYMGEPFYAEYTAKFENGKSFDDIAKQFEVIQLKATDPKTGLLYHGWDESKQMPWANKETGNSPNFWSRSLGWYVMALVDVLDYMPKNHPKRKELIKYLNNASEAILKFQDSKSGLWYQVTDKGGEKGNYLEASGSAMFAYAYAKGANKGYLPAKFKKAANKAFDGLTTVLIKKVDEDGGITLTNCCQVAGLGGNPYRDGSYEYYVNERKKDNDPKATGPFILAAIELNR, translated from the coding sequence ATGAAAAATAGTAGAAAGCAAAGTTATTTTATGTCGATTTTGATGGCTTGTTTTATGACCATTACAAGTTGTAAAGTAACCTCACAGGAACCTGCAAAAGATATCGTGATTGGTAAAAATGCGAAATGGTCTGATAAAATGGCCTTGACCTTGATGAAACGCCATCCAGAATCGTATATGATTGACGATGCTAAAAAGCCAAAGTGGGATTATGTTCATGCTTTAGTGCTGCATTCAATAGAAGAATTGTACAAAAAGAATCCTGATGCTAGATACAAAAATTACGTAAGAAGTTATGTAGATCAGTTTGTGCAAACAGACGGAAGCATTACAACGTATGAGTTTGATAAATACAATATTGATTTAGTATTGCCAGGACGTTTGCTTTTTGATGTTTATGAAACTTCAAAAGATGAAAAATATTTAAAAGCTTTACAATTAATTCGCAAACAGTTGGCAGAACAGCCAAGAACTCAAAGCGGCGGATTCTGGCACAAACAAATTTATCCAAACCAAATGTGGCTAGATGGTTTGTACATGGGAGAACCATTTTATGCAGAATACACAGCAAAATTTGAAAACGGAAAAAGTTTTGATGATATCGCAAAACAATTTGAAGTGATTCAGCTTAAAGCTACAGATCCAAAAACGGGATTATTGTATCACGGTTGGGACGAAAGCAAACAAATGCCTTGGGCAAATAAAGAAACAGGAAACTCTCCAAACTTCTGGTCTAGATCTTTGGGCTGGTATGTAATGGCTTTGGTTGATGTTTTAGATTATATGCCAAAAAACCATCCAAAAAGAAAAGAGTTAATTAAGTATTTAAACAACGCTTCTGAGGCAATACTTAAATTTCAGGATAGCAAATCTGGTTTATGGTATCAGGTTACAGACAAAGGCGGTGAAAAAGGGAACTATTTAGAAGCTTCTGGTTCAGCTATGTTTGCTTACGCGTATGCAAAAGGAGCAAACAAAGGCTATCTGCCAGCTAAATTTAAAAAAGCAGCTAACAAAGCTTTTGACGGATTAACTACAGTTTTAATCAAAAAAGTGGATGAAGATGGCGGAATCACTTTAACAAACTGCTGTCAAGTGGCAGGTTTAGGTGGAAACCCATATCGTGACGGATCTTACGAATATTACGTAAACGAAAGAAAAAAAGACAACGATCCTAAAGCAACAGGGCCATTTATTTTGGCTGCGATTGAATTGAATAGATAA